The Cloeon dipterum chromosome X, ieCloDipt1.1, whole genome shotgun sequence genome includes a window with the following:
- the Ipk1 gene encoding inositol-pentakisphosphate 2-kinase isoform X2 — MLDGVAAAENDNVPRLDLSNLKWIYRGEGNANLVIALSHERCIVRLRKVDKNKLGRLSDTDRYLEVQRLKQELAFYQNILIPLMGSSFLKQSVVYKLDRDQVQMINQIIQHQRPAHRGHKVAFCAADLVAVYPDYTLLPENLDGETSTFCVEIKPKQGWIHPNDRILPKCTFCMKQYLKLKNRSIARLSDYCPLNLYSGNKQRMQDAIRALLFSPQNNLKIFKDGCLIYGEDVKTNLTEMLRCWFGSKHKLTDKEVLIDAFCNLVIEGLCREVPDNTSWLDRLRSSLLSEGLIETDDSSSRDDAKEHSPWQPVCNWSRQPLPKNCVLGRILAIQMLEVPRDQVDLKVHDAYPFLHRNEYLTPVQRYLLSATTKDCSVLMSFQHVSQDRMKILPSRHVIHEQNSQQSFVFNIGVSDLDPKPLTCIEKHRKRDLEILMAMLELTQCNKQPVNRDLD; from the exons ATGTTGGATGGCGTCGCAGCTGCCGAAAACGACAACGTGCCGCGGCTGGACCTCTCCAACTTAAAATGGATTTACCGAGGAGAGGGCAACGCCAACCTAGTCATCGCCCTTTCACac GAGAGGTGTATCGTACGACTGCGAAAAGTTGACAAAAACAAGCTGGGCCGACTTTCGGACACGGACAGATACTTAGAGGTCCAGCGTCTGAAGCAAGAGTTGGCGTTTTACCAGAATATCCTGATCCCCTTGATGGGTTCCTCCTTCCTCAAGCAATCTGTGGTTTATAAATTAGACAGAGATCAAGTTCAGATGATCAATCAGATCATTCAACACCAAAGAccag CCCACAGAGGTCACAAGGTCGCGTTCTGTGCTGCAGACCTGGTGGCTGTGTACCCTGACTACACGCTACTGCCTGAAAATCTCGACGGCGAAACCTCCACTTTTTGCGTGGAGATCAAACCAAAGCAGGGCTGGATCCACCCGAATGACAGGATTCTGCCAAAGTGCACCTTCTGCATGAAGCAATACCTGAAGCTGAAGAACAGAAGCATTGCACGCCTCTCGGACTACTGTCCTCTAAACCTATACTCAGG AAACAAGCAACGAATGCAAGATGCCATCAGAGCTCTCTTGTTTTCACCGCAAAacaacttgaaaatatttaag GATGGATGTTTAATTTATGGCGAGGACGTGAAGACTAATTTGACGGAAATGTTGCGCTGCTGGTTCGGCTCCAAACATAAACTGACTGACAAAGAAGT ATTAATCGACGCGTTTTGCAATCTCGTGATAGAAGGATTATGTCGAGAAGTGCCAGACAACACGTCATGGTTAGATAGGTTACGAAGTTCCCTGCTGTCCGAAGGTTTGATCGAGACCGACGACAGCAGCTCGCGGGATGATGCAAAGGAGCACTCGCCGTGGCAGCCAGTGTGCAATTGGAGTCGCCAGCCACTGCCGAAAAACTGCGTCCTCGGCCGCATCCTTGCCATCCAGATGCTTGAAGTTCCTCGGGATCAGGTCGACCTGAAAGTGCATGACGCTTATCCTTTCCTGCACAGGAACGAGTACCTGACGCCAGTGCAGCGCTATTTGTTGTCTGCCACCACTAAAGACTGCTCAGTATTGATGTCATTCCAACACGTCTCCCAAGATAg GATGAAGATCCTGCCCTCTCGCCATGTCATCCATGAGCAAAACAGCCAGCAAAGCTTTGTGTTCAACATTGGCGTTTCCGATTTGGACCCCAAACCTTTGACCTGCATCGAGAAGCACCGAAAACGAGATCTGGAAATCTTGATGGCGATGCTGGAACTGACTCAGTGCAACAAGCAGCCTGTCAATAGGGATCTTGATTAG
- the Ipk1 gene encoding inositol-pentakisphosphate 2-kinase isoform X1 codes for MTFEGASPRRCRVGYELTTPHLTPAAAAARRAAEGPGLGPIMLDGVAAAENDNVPRLDLSNLKWIYRGEGNANLVIALSHERCIVRLRKVDKNKLGRLSDTDRYLEVQRLKQELAFYQNILIPLMGSSFLKQSVVYKLDRDQVQMINQIIQHQRPAHRGHKVAFCAADLVAVYPDYTLLPENLDGETSTFCVEIKPKQGWIHPNDRILPKCTFCMKQYLKLKNRSIARLSDYCPLNLYSGNKQRMQDAIRALLFSPQNNLKIFKDGCLIYGEDVKTNLTEMLRCWFGSKHKLTDKEVLIDAFCNLVIEGLCREVPDNTSWLDRLRSSLLSEGLIETDDSSSRDDAKEHSPWQPVCNWSRQPLPKNCVLGRILAIQMLEVPRDQVDLKVHDAYPFLHRNEYLTPVQRYLLSATTKDCSVLMSFQHVSQDRMKILPSRHVIHEQNSQQSFVFNIGVSDLDPKPLTCIEKHRKRDLEILMAMLELTQCNKQPVNRDLD; via the exons ATGACGTTCGAGGGGGCTTCGCCAAGGAGGTGCAGAGTCGGCTACGAACTCACCACGCCGCACCTCAcacccgccgccgcagcagcacgTCGAGCAGCTGAG GGCCCAGGCCTAGGTCCAATCATGTTGGATGGCGTCGCAGCTGCCGAAAACGACAACGTGCCGCGGCTGGACCTCTCCAACTTAAAATGGATTTACCGAGGAGAGGGCAACGCCAACCTAGTCATCGCCCTTTCACac GAGAGGTGTATCGTACGACTGCGAAAAGTTGACAAAAACAAGCTGGGCCGACTTTCGGACACGGACAGATACTTAGAGGTCCAGCGTCTGAAGCAAGAGTTGGCGTTTTACCAGAATATCCTGATCCCCTTGATGGGTTCCTCCTTCCTCAAGCAATCTGTGGTTTATAAATTAGACAGAGATCAAGTTCAGATGATCAATCAGATCATTCAACACCAAAGAccag CCCACAGAGGTCACAAGGTCGCGTTCTGTGCTGCAGACCTGGTGGCTGTGTACCCTGACTACACGCTACTGCCTGAAAATCTCGACGGCGAAACCTCCACTTTTTGCGTGGAGATCAAACCAAAGCAGGGCTGGATCCACCCGAATGACAGGATTCTGCCAAAGTGCACCTTCTGCATGAAGCAATACCTGAAGCTGAAGAACAGAAGCATTGCACGCCTCTCGGACTACTGTCCTCTAAACCTATACTCAGG AAACAAGCAACGAATGCAAGATGCCATCAGAGCTCTCTTGTTTTCACCGCAAAacaacttgaaaatatttaag GATGGATGTTTAATTTATGGCGAGGACGTGAAGACTAATTTGACGGAAATGTTGCGCTGCTGGTTCGGCTCCAAACATAAACTGACTGACAAAGAAGT ATTAATCGACGCGTTTTGCAATCTCGTGATAGAAGGATTATGTCGAGAAGTGCCAGACAACACGTCATGGTTAGATAGGTTACGAAGTTCCCTGCTGTCCGAAGGTTTGATCGAGACCGACGACAGCAGCTCGCGGGATGATGCAAAGGAGCACTCGCCGTGGCAGCCAGTGTGCAATTGGAGTCGCCAGCCACTGCCGAAAAACTGCGTCCTCGGCCGCATCCTTGCCATCCAGATGCTTGAAGTTCCTCGGGATCAGGTCGACCTGAAAGTGCATGACGCTTATCCTTTCCTGCACAGGAACGAGTACCTGACGCCAGTGCAGCGCTATTTGTTGTCTGCCACCACTAAAGACTGCTCAGTATTGATGTCATTCCAACACGTCTCCCAAGATAg GATGAAGATCCTGCCCTCTCGCCATGTCATCCATGAGCAAAACAGCCAGCAAAGCTTTGTGTTCAACATTGGCGTTTCCGATTTGGACCCCAAACCTTTGACCTGCATCGAGAAGCACCGAAAACGAGATCTGGAAATCTTGATGGCGATGCTGGAACTGACTCAGTGCAACAAGCAGCCTGTCAATAGGGATCTTGATTAG
- the LOC135946291 gene encoding transcription initiation factor TFIID subunit 3-like: MGKKKGKGQGGQPAPAGQPAAAEPKPEPQPVPAPPTSPAAATPAVTPTPIASPPATPVAQPVAAPSPISPAPAAPSPISPPPATPSPVSAAPPTPESPKSPLPLSPELKPEQPKSKPQIPPKPFIPAPASPKAEQPKQEDKPKEVAKPPQQAPEPKKEPEPKPEPKKPEPPKKAPEPKKAPEPKKPPPPPREESRTPTPEGDFSPLFGDVYEPTPPLKAPSKPEPKPAEKPAAPGPKPSAPEPKPAAPEPKPAAPEPKPSAPELKPAAPAAPPKPITPPTPTAVTFEAIVSQPSVIVPPAEKPESPKQNKPAEEKQQKERKVSESKQESPKAQKERKVSESKQDSPKAQKQRKESESKPESPKASNEPKPESPKATKESKPESPKAQKESKPESPKAPKESKPESPKAQKESKPESPKAQKERKESESKPEPQKTQKPESPKGQKERKESESKPESPKTQKETKPESPKAQKERKESESKPEPQKAQKDTKPESPKAQKERKVSESKQDSPKGQKERKVSESKQEPKKEEKPQPPKEEKPVEKPAEVKPESPKAEKPQKDAPAPKNEQKGKKERKESESKGEAKQQQKERKVSESKQDNKKAEPAKKPEEPKKVEEQKQVIKPEEKKPEPKKEEPKKEEKKPEEKKPEQKKEEKKPEPKKEEKKPEPKKEEKKPEPKKEEPKKPEPKKEEKKAETKKEEQKPEPKKEEEKKSEAPKEEKKADAPKQQQQQQKKNESKKEQKKSVSEPEAPKKAEQKKEQKKSTSESEAPKKVEAAKPQEEPKKQEQQQKKKDNKKEQKKSVSDAVEEKSEKAKTEEPTKGKQQPEKPKEEPKKAAQKPQEAKKPEQPKPADAEEGSEESGPEESTPGSSSSAAKKKRRRRKKKANAAAAAAQVAAATGQPAPQQPQQQQPQQQKQPQQQKQQQPQQKQEPKKDAPKAEEKPAPPKVEKPAAPAPVAAEPAPSSEAGGKKKNKKKNKGEGGAQVAEKNDNSGQKKTPFDFRQQSTLTLEQSALIAHHLSNCCCVCKKPSQDGALLTCTSCLLACYCTKEHQLEHWPYHRDFCTYVKQRLALTNRTFLFSPLEQMASVEERSMFRLQELHACQEFLQRGLTPLESALILQPRVCATCCKPAFENTCEKCHQINICSEEHMPPNHQTWCETLHCRLLFVQSQAAFGVLANTTLPKPPKVIYPEETTMKAYLEELQFPCPSGLSPELYNAHLSELATYPLTLLHALQLLSRQGATNPTEYEHLVVHVVGAEESFECSQMRKWKYFFINLLPKLKTLHLVFIGCELSIHDEKVHVDGRLVFEYHARMTYADYCRKCYIKPSIVCAFNCGLYRNTGFQGVDSWGPSIVPMLGKAPGVPLLLSAYTSREANLDVQRVWELLGTSLHVIQQPMKNPFASIFPNHNLVSESECPVAFRNFFMSIVKQS; encoded by the coding sequence ATGGGAAAGAAAAAGGGGAAGGGACAAGGAGGGCAGCCTGCGCCTGCAGGTCAGCCCGCGGCTGCTGAGCCCAAGCCAGAGCCACAGCCAGTTCCCGCGCCGCCAAcctcaccagcagcagcaaccccTGCAGTCACACCGACACCGATCGCTTCGCCCCCGGCCACGCCGGTCGCTCAGCCTGTAGCCGCCCCCTCACCCATTTCGCCGGCACCAGCCGCCCCCTCACCCATTTCTCCGCCGCCAGCGACACCCTCTCCGGTGTCTGCCGCACCACCGACTCCTGAGTCGCCCAAATCACCACTGCCGTTGTCTCCAGAGCTGAAGCCAGAGCAACCAAAGTCGAAGCCGCAAATTCCTCCTAAGCCATTCATTCCTGCGCCTGCGTCGCCCAAGGCTGAACAGCCGAAGCAAGAAGATAAGCCAAAAGAAGTCGCAAAGCCACCGCAGCAAGCTCCAGAGCCAAAGAAGGAGCCTGAACCCAAGCCGGAGCCTAAGAAACCTGAGCCACCGAAAAAGGCACCAGAGCCCAAGAAAGCTCCGGAACCAAAGAAACCACCCCCACCACCCCGGGAAGAATCAAGAACGCCTACTCCAGAAGGCGATTTCAGTCCTCTGTTTGGGGATGTTTATGAACCAACCCCACCATTGAAGGCACCTAGCAAACCTGAACCAAAGCCAGCTGAGAAGCCTGCAGCACCTGGTCCAAAGCCTTCAGCACCTGAACCAAAGCCTGCAGCACCTGAACCAAAGCCTGCAGCACCTGAACCAAAGCCTTCAGCACCTGAACTAAAGCCTGCAGCACCTGCAGCACCACCAAAGCCAATCACCCCTCCGACACCGACTGCAGTCACGTTTGAAGCGATTGTTAGTCAACCTTCTGTTATCGTGCCACCTGCAGAGAAGCCAGAATCTCCTAAGCAGAACAAACCTGCAGAAGAGAAgcaacaaaaagaaagaaaggtgTCAGAGTCTAAGCAAGAATCTCCAAAAGCTCAAAAAGAGCGTAAGGTTTCAGAGTCAAAACAGGATTCCCCGAAAGCGCAAAAGCAGCGAAAGGAGTCCGAATCAAAACCAGAATCACCCAAGGCTTCCAACGAACCCAAACCAGAGTCACCAAAGGCTACCAAGGAATCAAAACCAGAGTCACCAAAGGCTCAAAAGGAATCAAAACCAGAGTCACCAAAGGCTCCCAAGGAATCAAAACCAGAGTCACCAAAGGCTCAAAAGGAATCAAAACCAGAGTCACCAAAGGCTCAGAAGGAGCGTAAGGAATCTGAATCAAAACCTGAACCACAAAAGACTCAGAAGCCTGAGTCACCTAAAGGTCAAAAGGAACGCAAGGAATCTGAATCCAAGCCTGAATCTCCAAAGACTCAGAAAGAAACTAAACCAGAGTCACCTAAAGCTCAAAAGGAACGCAAAGAATCTGAATCCAAGCCTGAACCTCAAAAGGCCCAAAAGGATACAAAACCAGAGTCACCAAAGGCCCAAAAGGAACGTAAAGTATCCGAGTCCAAGCAAGACTCTCCAAAAGGACAAAAGGAGCGCAAGGTTTCGGAATCCAAACAGGAGCCGAAGAAGGAAGAAAAACCTCAGCCACCCAAGGAGGAGAAACCCGTTGAGAAGCCAGCTGAGGTGAAACCAGAGTCTCCAAAGGCAGAAAAGCCCCAAAAGGATGCTCCAGCTCCCAAGAATGAACAGAAGGGTAAGAAGGAAAGAAAGGAGTCAGAGTCCAAGGGCGAAGCTAAGCAGCAACAGAAAGAGCGAAAGGTTTCCGAATCAAAGCAGGACAACAAAAAAGCTGAACCTGCTAAGAAACCTGAAGAGCCCAAAAAGGTAGAGGAACAGAAACAAGTAATCAAACCAGAAGAGAAGAAGCCCGAGCCGAAGAAGGAAGAGCCcaaaaaggaggaaaagaagCCTGAAGAGAAGAAGCCCGAGCAAAAGAAAGAGGAGAAGAAACCTGAGCCAaagaaggaggaaaagaaGCCAGAACCAAAGAAGGAAGAAAAGAAACCCGAGCCTAAAAAGGAAGAGCCTAAGAAACCAGAGCCCaagaaggaggaaaagaaGGCTGAAACCAAGAAGGAGGAGCAGAAACCCGAACCTAAGaaggaggaggaaaagaagTCTGAGGCTccaaaagaagaaaagaaggCTGACGCaccgaagcagcagcagcagcagcaaaagaaaaacgaATCCAAGAAGGAGCAGAAGAAGTCCGTAAGTGAACCTGAAGCTCCAAAGAAGGCCGAACAGAAAAAAGAACAGAAGAAGTCAACAAGTGAATCTGAAGCACCGAAAAAGGTGGAGGCAGCTAAACCTCAGGAGGAACCTAAAAAGCAAGAGcaacaacaaaagaaaaaagataatAAGAAAGAACAGAAGAAGTCGGTAAGTGACGCTGTTGAAGAGAAATCCGAAAAGGCAAAGACTGAGGAGCCAACAAAGGGAAAACAGCAGCCTGAGAAACCGAAGGAAGAGCCCAAGAAGGCCGCCCAGAAACCACAAGAGGCCAAGAAGCCCGAGCAACCAAAACCAGCCGATGCCGAGGAAGGATCAGAGGAATCCGGGCCTGAAGAATCTACCCCAGGTTCTTCATCAAGCGCAGCCAAGAAGAAGAgaaggaggaggaagaagaaggcaaacgctgccgccgccgctgcccaGGTTGCCGCCGCAACCGGACAGCCAGCTCCTCAGCAACCTCAGCAGCAACAACCACAACAACAGAAACAGCctcagcagcagaagcagcagcagccgcaacaAAAGCAGGAGCCAAAGAAGGACGCTCCCAAGGCTGAAGAGAAACCTGCCCCTCCGAAGGTCGAAAAGCCCGCGGCCCCTGCTCCAGTAGCTGCAGAACCTGCCCCGAGCAGCGAGGCGGGAGGAAAAAAGAAGAATAAGAAGAAGAACAAGGGCGAGGGTGGTGCACAAGTGGCTGAAAAAAACGATAATTCGGGCCAAAAAAAAACTCCGTTTGATTTCCGACAGCAGTCAACACTAACCCTGGAGCAATCCGCACTAATAGCACACCACCTGAGTAATTGTTGCTGTGTTTGTAAGAAACCTTCCCAAGATGGCGCCCTTTTAACTTGCACATCCTGCCTCCTAGCGTGCTATTGCACAAAAGAACATCAGTTAGAACACTGGCCGTATCACAGAGACTTTTGTACATACGTCAAACAGAGGCTCGCCCTGACGAACCGAACATTCCTGTTTTCTCCTCTGGAGCAAATGGCTTCGGTCGAGGAGAGGAGCATGTTCCGTCTCCAGGAACTGCATGCTTGCCAGGAGTTCCTTCAAAGAGGGCTAACCCCTCTGGAGTCGGCTCTGATCCTTCAGCCCAGGGTCTGCGCCACCTGTTGTAAGCCGGCTTTCGAGAATACTTGCGAAAAATGCCACCAGATCAATATCTGCAGCGAGGAGCACATGCCACCCAACCACCAAACCTGGTGCGAAACCCTCCACTGCAGACTGCTTTTCGTCCAATCGCAAGCCGCCTTCGGTGTCCTCGCCAACACGACCCTGCCGAAGCCTCCGAAAGTCATCTACCCTGAGGAAACCACCATGAAAGCGTATCTAGAGGAGTTACAGTTCCCCTGTCCATCCGGTCTGTCGCCAGAGCTCTACAATGCCCATCTGTCCGAGCTGGCCACCTATCCCCTGACTCTGCTGCACGCGTTGCAGCTGCTGTCTCGCCAAGGTGCCACCAACCCTACCGAGTACGAGCACCTCGTCGTCCACGTGGTGGGCGCCGAAGAGTCGTTCGAGTGCAGCCAGATGCGCAAGTGGAAGTACTTCTTCATCAACCTGCTGCCCAAACTGAAGACCCTGCACCTGGTCTTCATCGGTTGCGAGCTCAGCATCCACGACGAGAAGGTCCACGTGGACGGGCGGCTGGTTTTTGAGTACCACGCGAGGATGACGTACGCCGACTACTGCCGCAAATGCTACATCAAGCCGAGCATCGTGTGCGCCTTCAACTGCGGCCTGTACCGCAACACCGGCTTCCAGGGCGTCGACAGTTGGGGACCGTCCATCGTGCCGATGCTGGGAAAGGCGCCCGGAGTACCATTGCTGCTGTCCGCGTACACAAGTCGAGAGGCCAACCTGGACGTGCAGCGCGTTTGGGAGCTGCTCGGCACCAGTCTGCACGTCATCCAGCAGCCGATGAAAAACCCCTTCGCCAGCATTTTTCCGAACCACAATCTGGTCAGCGAATCTGAATGTCCTGTTGCTTTCCGCAACTTCTTCATGTCCATTGTCAAGCAGAGCTAG